In a single window of the Cydia pomonella isolate Wapato2018A chromosome 2, ilCydPomo1, whole genome shotgun sequence genome:
- the LOC133534015 gene encoding uncharacterized protein LOC133534015, protein MGLLIKHSLVGCTILMLFEGVEPLRRATVKTPLRQTPRWQPTMPRPVPWAKRMSEYNCHLWKTCLQGGPQACAWDERWLFLAWFRDICAMYQVNCESNGRHAYIIQNNAVCKMKSEFIGSNKQISETDLPTIQTTATQRLHGINRTKEWWWDGSTTNQYQYLNGLEVDRGK, encoded by the exons ATGGGACTATTAATAAAACACAGTTTAGTAG GATGTACAATTCTGATGTTGTTCGAGGGAGTTGAACCACTTCGCAGAGCAACTGTAAAA ACCCCACTGCGACAGACCCCACGATGGCAGCCGACCATGCCACGGCCAGTCCCATGGGCGAAGCGCATGTCCGAGTACAATTGCCATTTATGGAAGACTTGCTTGCAAGGCGGACCGCAAGCCTGTGCGTGGGACGAAAGGTGGTTATTTCTGGCTTGGTTTCGGGACATTTGCGCAATGTATCAAGTCAACTGCGAATCTAACGGAAGACACG cATATATCATTCAAAACAACGCGGTCTGCAAAATGAAGAGTGAATTCATTGGTTCGAACAAGCAAATAAGCGAAACCGACCTGCCCACGATCCAAACTACGGCGACGCAACGACTACACGGCATTAACAGGACGAAGGAGTGGTGGTGGGACGGATCCACTACCAACCAATATCAATACCTTAACGGGCTAGAAGTAGACAGGGGAAAATAG
- the LOC133534032 gene encoding uncharacterized protein LOC133534032 isoform X1 → MITQNYVMGCIICVIYSTQYIQASVRRTAEERVSNYNCFRLNSCDSHGQPVCGYDEEDATIAKFENECALFKVNCEERGERLFKIVDDSICEKKVVPVTTIPTTITSPTIDYYYDLRPDTEPDTSTHYWQDSFMLGQRVTPGYDEERVVLRDKTEKYYFPDLMTLVMRQ, encoded by the exons atgaTCACCCAAAATTATGTAATGG GATGCATAATTTGTGTGATATATTCCACGCAATATATACAAGCATCTGTCAGGAGGACG GCAGAAGAGAGAGTATCTAACTACAATTGCTTTCGACTCAATTCGTGTGACTCTCACGGGCAACCGGTGTGTGGCTACGATGAAGAAGACGCGACCATTGCAAAGTTTGAGAACGAGTGTGCACTATTCAAGGTCAACTGTGAAGAGAGAGGAGAAAGAT tatttaaAATAGTCGATGATAGTATCTGCGAGAAGAAAGTAGTCCCGGTGACTACAATTCCAACAACCATTACCTCTCCCACCATCGATTACTACTACGATCTTCGCCCGGACACTGAGCCAGACACCAGCACGCACTACTGGCAAGATTCTTTCATGCTGGGTCAACGTGTCACGCCAGGATATGACGAGGAAAGGGTAGTGCTCAGAgacaaaacagaaaaatattattttccagATTTGATGACTTTAGTTATGCGTCAATAa
- the LOC133534032 gene encoding uncharacterized protein LOC133534032 isoform X2 yields MLSIIFLIVTTGIVLDSADAANICFDAKICIHNAVEKCGIDATKGVRRFLDTCDITEYNCQHKTDYRKTDMDKCKDLPPIFPD; encoded by the exons ATGCTCAGCATTATATTTCTCA TTGTAACCACCGGGATAGTTTTAGATAGTGCAGATGCGGCAAAT ATATGTTTTGACGCCAAAATCTGTATCCATAATGCTGTTGAAAAGTGCGGCATAGATGCCACAAAAGGAGTGCGACGGTTTCTCGACACATGCGATATCACCGAATACAACTGCCAACACAAAACTG ATTACCGGAAAACCGACATGGACAAATGCAAGGATTTACCTCCAATTTTTCCAGACTAA
- the LOC133534045 gene encoding uncharacterized protein LOC133534045, translated as MPSTNIVTVVVIFCYLLSLAASHGPPKERDQEDIAMGKKHGAKWCSMAKVCNHDRVPVCGISHAGDIIGFRDLCDMFDFNCIRKRNYKQTSCPADRNFLTASRKPTNIYYDE; from the exons ATGCCATCAACCAACATAGTTACAG TCGTTGTAATATTCTGCTACTTGCTATCGCTCGCAGCCAGCCATGGCCCGCCTAAAGAGCGAGATCAAGAAGACATCGCCATGGGAAAAAAG CATGGTGCCAAGTGGTGCAGCATGGCAAAGGTGTGCAACCACGACCGCGTCCCGGTGTGCGGCATCAGCCACGCCGGCGACATCATCGGCTTCCGCGACCTCTGCGACATGTTCGACTTCAACTGCATCAGGAAGCGGA ACTACAAGCAAACTAGCTGTCCAGCTGACAGAAACTTTCTCACCGCATCTAGAAAGCCCACCAACATTTATTACGATGAATAA
- the LOC133534024 gene encoding uncharacterized protein LOC133534024 isoform X1 has protein sequence MLPLCFVVSLLMLATSSNQLLLDESATTDEFLEDFLVYPIKPSKIRKRDVTSRGSRADHDTFVEEKLIQHSQALEQLLRMVTKTSSVTRRLVEHLSRNTEKPSMPEEVKFTRRSSDGKVESVPSITPTAKSPWCELSVLCSRTLKPICAFDDNFGYGRFYDLCHMFQVNCYWKYNFSIVKNCKPSL, from the exons ATGCTGCCTCTATGTTTTG TAGTATCATTGCTGATGTTAGCAACTTCATCAAACCAGTTGCTATTGGACGAATCTGCGACGACAGATGAGTTCCTCGAGGACTTTCTGGTCTATCCTATAAAACCGTCG AAAATTCGTAAGCGCGATGTGACATCTCGGGGATCCCGTGCTGACCATGACACGTTTGTCGAAGAGAAGTTGATACAACACTCACAGGCATTGGAACAACTTCTGCGGATGGTCACAAAAACTTCATCAGTCACCAGGCGATTGGTGGAGCATTTGAGTAGAAATACAGAGAAACCTTCAATGCCTGAAGAAGTAAAG TTTACTAGGCGTTCGTCCGATGGCAAGGTTGAGTCGGTCCCAAGCATCACGCCTACGGCTAAAAGCCCGTGGTGCGAGCTTTCCGTGCTTTGTTCTCGAACTCTGAAGCCTATATGTGCATTCGACGATAACTTTGGATACGGAAGGTTCTACGATCTCTGTCACATGTTCCAAGTTAATTGTTATTGGAAATACA ATTTCTCTATCGTGAAAAATTGCAAGCCAAGTCTTTGA
- the LOC133534024 gene encoding uncharacterized protein LOC133534024 isoform X2: protein MLPLCFVSLLMLATSSNQLLLDESATTDEFLEDFLVYPIKPSKIRKRDVTSRGSRADHDTFVEEKLIQHSQALEQLLRMVTKTSSVTRRLVEHLSRNTEKPSMPEEVKFTRRSSDGKVESVPSITPTAKSPWCELSVLCSRTLKPICAFDDNFGYGRFYDLCHMFQVNCYWKYNFSIVKNCKPSL from the exons ATGCTGCCTCTATGTTTTG TATCATTGCTGATGTTAGCAACTTCATCAAACCAGTTGCTATTGGACGAATCTGCGACGACAGATGAGTTCCTCGAGGACTTTCTGGTCTATCCTATAAAACCGTCG AAAATTCGTAAGCGCGATGTGACATCTCGGGGATCCCGTGCTGACCATGACACGTTTGTCGAAGAGAAGTTGATACAACACTCACAGGCATTGGAACAACTTCTGCGGATGGTCACAAAAACTTCATCAGTCACCAGGCGATTGGTGGAGCATTTGAGTAGAAATACAGAGAAACCTTCAATGCCTGAAGAAGTAAAG TTTACTAGGCGTTCGTCCGATGGCAAGGTTGAGTCGGTCCCAAGCATCACGCCTACGGCTAAAAGCCCGTGGTGCGAGCTTTCCGTGCTTTGTTCTCGAACTCTGAAGCCTATATGTGCATTCGACGATAACTTTGGATACGGAAGGTTCTACGATCTCTGTCACATGTTCCAAGTTAATTGTTATTGGAAATACA ATTTCTCTATCGTGAAAAATTGCAAGCCAAGTCTTTGA